The Papio anubis isolate 15944 chromosome 1, Panubis1.0, whole genome shotgun sequence genome window below encodes:
- the ARL8A gene encoding ADP-ribosylation factor-like protein 8A, producing the protein MIALFNKLLDWFKALFWKEEMELTLVGLQYSGKTTFVNVIASGQFNEDMIPTVGFNMRKITKGNVTIKLWDIGGQPRFRSMWERYCRGVSAIVYMVDAADQEKIEASKNELHNLLDKPQLQGIPVLVLGNKRDLPGALDEKELIEKMNLSAIQDREICCYSISCKEKDNIDITLQWLIQHSKSRRS; encoded by the exons ATGATCGCTTTGTTCAACAAGCTGCTGGACTGGTTCAAGGCCCTATTCTGGAAGGAGGAGATGGAGCTCACGCTGGTCGGGCTTCAGTACTCGGGCAAGACCACCTTCGTCAACGTGATCGCG TCAGGACAGTTCAACGAGGACATGATCCCCACCGTGGGTTTCAACATGCGCAAAATCACCAAAGGGAATGTGACTATCAAG CTCTGGGACATTGGGGGACAGCCGCGTTTCCGCAGCATGTGGGAGCGCTACTGCCGAGGAGTGAGCGCCATCGT GTACATGGTGGATGCTGCTGACCAGGAGAAGATTGAGGCCTCTAAGAACGAGCTCCACAACCTACTGGACAAACCTCAGCTGCAGGGCATCCCG GTCTTAGTCCTGGGTAACAAGCGAGACCTTCCGGGAGCATTGGATGAGAAGGAGCTGATTGAGAAAAT GAATCTGTCTGCCATCCAGGACCGAGAGATCTGCTGCTACTCCATCTCCTGCAAAGAAAAGGACAACATTG ACATCACCCTACAGTGGCTTATTCAACACTCAAAGTCACGGAGAAGCTGA